One Actinosynnema pretiosum DNA segment encodes these proteins:
- a CDS encoding DNA polymerase III subunit gamma and tau, protein MALALYRKYRPATFAEVIGQEHVTDPLRIALGAGRVNHAYLFSGPRGCGKTSSARILARSLNCAKGPTPDPCGECNSCVGLAPNGPGSVDVVELDAASHGGVDDTRELREKAFYAPAEAKYRVFIIDEAHMVTTQGFNALLKIVEEPPEHLIFIFATTEPDKVLPTIRSRTHHYPFRLIPPVSMRALLERNCAAEGVAVEPSVFPLVIRAGGGSARDTQSVMDQLLSGAGPEGVRYDRAIALLGVTDVALIDDVVEGLAAGDGAAVFGTVDRLVDAGHDPRRFATDLLDRLRDLVLLCAVPDAGERGLVSAPEDVLAKMIPQAQNIGPATLTRYAEVLHQGLTDMRGATAPRLLLELLCARMLLPSVSDAESAVLQRVERLEKHGVAAGGGGGGGGGAPAVESKFQRPSQRQAEPEPAPAQAAPLAAAPPVAVPAAPPQAAAPVEPTPQPAAPQARPAAQAAPQQARFQRPSQAPPQPPAAAEPAVAAAPASGAVDAVEIRRRWPELLGVVKGASRSTEAMLTNATVAEVDGTSVTLAHTSGPLARRLAEPRNAEVIAKAFGQVLGGSWQVRCVQGDAATAQRPQQQARQARPAPARPSQAESAPAPGHGRQMLEKAMQAQANRSTGRSGDDIPLPPEPDEPDDPLPPEPVDEEEMFAEAARPGEPGEERLDPEAVVLKLLADELGARPLKS, encoded by the coding sequence GTGGCGCTCGCCCTCTACCGCAAGTACCGACCGGCTACCTTCGCCGAGGTCATCGGCCAGGAGCACGTGACCGATCCCCTGCGCATCGCGCTGGGCGCCGGGCGGGTGAACCACGCCTACCTCTTCTCCGGCCCGCGCGGCTGCGGCAAGACCTCCAGCGCGCGCATCCTGGCCAGGTCGCTCAACTGCGCCAAGGGGCCCACCCCCGACCCGTGCGGCGAGTGCAACTCCTGCGTCGGCCTCGCCCCCAACGGGCCGGGCAGCGTCGACGTGGTCGAGCTGGACGCCGCCTCGCACGGTGGTGTGGACGACACCCGCGAGCTGCGCGAGAAGGCGTTCTACGCGCCCGCCGAGGCCAAGTACCGGGTGTTCATCATCGACGAGGCCCACATGGTCACCACGCAGGGCTTCAACGCCCTGCTGAAGATCGTGGAGGAGCCCCCGGAGCACCTGATCTTCATCTTCGCCACCACCGAGCCGGACAAGGTGCTGCCGACGATCCGCTCGCGCACCCACCACTACCCGTTCCGGCTCATCCCCCCGGTCTCGATGCGCGCGCTGCTGGAGCGCAACTGCGCCGCCGAGGGCGTGGCGGTCGAGCCCTCGGTCTTCCCGCTGGTCATCCGCGCGGGCGGCGGCTCCGCCCGCGACACCCAGTCCGTCATGGACCAGCTGCTGTCCGGCGCTGGCCCCGAGGGCGTGCGCTACGACCGGGCCATCGCGCTGCTCGGCGTCACCGACGTCGCGCTGATCGACGACGTGGTGGAGGGGCTCGCCGCAGGCGACGGCGCGGCCGTGTTCGGCACCGTGGACCGGCTCGTCGACGCGGGCCACGACCCGCGCCGCTTCGCCACCGACCTGCTCGACCGGCTGCGCGACCTGGTGCTGCTGTGCGCCGTGCCCGACGCGGGCGAGCGCGGGCTGGTGTCCGCGCCCGAGGACGTGCTGGCCAAGATGATCCCGCAGGCCCAGAACATCGGGCCCGCCACGCTCACCCGGTACGCCGAGGTGCTGCACCAGGGGCTCACCGACATGCGCGGGGCCACCGCGCCCCGGCTGCTGCTCGAACTGCTCTGCGCGCGGATGCTGCTGCCCTCGGTGTCGGACGCCGAGTCGGCGGTGCTCCAGCGCGTCGAGCGGCTGGAGAAGCACGGCGTCGCGGCGGGCGGCGGTGGTGGCGGCGGTGGCGGCGCTCCCGCCGTCGAGTCCAAGTTCCAGCGCCCCTCGCAGCGCCAGGCCGAGCCCGAACCGGCCCCAGCGCAGGCCGCGCCCCTGGCCGCGGCGCCCCCGGTCGCCGTGCCCGCCGCGCCGCCGCAGGCCGCCGCGCCGGTCGAGCCGACCCCGCAGCCCGCCGCCCCGCAGGCCCGGCCTGCCGCGCAGGCCGCACCGCAGCAGGCCCGGTTCCAGCGCCCCTCCCAGGCGCCGCCGCAACCGCCCGCCGCCGCCGAACCCGCCGTTGCCGCCGCCCCGGCGTCCGGCGCCGTCGACGCGGTCGAGATCCGCAGGCGCTGGCCCGAGCTGCTCGGCGTGGTCAAGGGGGCCAGCCGCAGCACCGAGGCCATGCTGACCAACGCCACCGTCGCCGAGGTCGACGGCACGTCGGTCACCCTCGCCCACACCTCCGGCCCGCTGGCCCGCAGGCTCGCCGAGCCGCGCAACGCCGAGGTGATCGCCAAGGCCTTCGGCCAGGTCCTCGGCGGCAGTTGGCAGGTCCGCTGCGTCCAGGGCGACGCGGCCACCGCGCAGCGCCCCCAGCAGCAGGCCCGCCAGGCCAGGCCCGCGCCCGCGCGGCCCAGCCAGGCCGAGAGCGCGCCCGCGCCCGGCCACGGCAGGCAGATGCTGGAGAAGGCCATGCAGGCGCAGGCCAACCGGTCGACCGGCCGCTCGGGCGACGACATCCCGCTGCCGCCCGAGCCGGACGAGCCCGACGACCCCCTCCCACCGGAGCCGGTGGACGAGGAGGAGATGTTCGCCGAGGCGGCCAGGCCGGGTGAGCCGGGGGAGGAGCGCCTCGACCCCGAGGCGGTCGTGCTGAAGCTGCTCGCCGACGAGCTCGGCGCGCGCCCCTTGAAGAGCTGA
- a CDS encoding YbaB/EbfC family nucleoid-associated protein, which yields MQPGQPNMQQILQQAQMMQQQLATAQQELTEAEVTGTAGGGLVRAVVTGGGELKSLAIDPRAVDPEDVETLSDLVVAAVRDANRAAQELAAQKMGPLASGMGGLDGLGGLGKLFG from the coding sequence GTGCAACCCGGTCAGCCCAACATGCAGCAGATCCTCCAGCAGGCGCAGATGATGCAGCAGCAGCTCGCCACCGCGCAGCAGGAGCTCACCGAGGCCGAGGTCACCGGCACCGCGGGCGGGGGCCTGGTCCGGGCCGTCGTCACCGGTGGCGGCGAGCTCAAGAGCCTCGCGATCGACCCCAGGGCGGTCGACCCCGAGGACGTGGAGACCCTGTCCGACCTGGTCGTCGCCGCCGTGCGCGACGCCAACCGCGCGGCGCAGGAGCTGGCCGCGCAGAAGATGGGCCCCCTGGCCAGCGGCATGGGCGGGCTGGACGGCCTCGGCGGCCTCGGCAAGCTGTTCGGCTGA
- the recR gene encoding recombination mediator RecR translates to MYEGPVQDLIDELGRLPGVGPKSAQRIAFHLLAAEPADIGRLQDALQKVKEGVVFCEVCGNVSAETTCRICRDPRRDLTLICVVEEPKDVLAVERTREFKGRYHVLGGALDPLSGIGPDQLRIRQLLTRIGTDVSEIIIATDPNTEGEATATYLVRMLRDFPGLSVTRLASGLPMGGDLEFADELTLGRALSGRRSL, encoded by the coding sequence ATGTACGAGGGGCCGGTCCAGGACCTGATCGACGAGCTCGGCCGACTGCCGGGCGTGGGTCCCAAGAGCGCTCAGCGCATCGCCTTCCACCTGCTGGCCGCGGAGCCCGCGGACATCGGCAGGCTGCAGGACGCCCTCCAGAAGGTGAAGGAGGGCGTGGTCTTCTGCGAGGTGTGCGGCAACGTCTCGGCCGAGACGACCTGCCGCATCTGCCGCGACCCGAGGCGCGACCTCACGCTCATCTGCGTGGTGGAGGAGCCGAAGGACGTCCTCGCGGTCGAGCGGACCCGCGAGTTCAAGGGCCGCTACCACGTGCTGGGCGGCGCGCTCGACCCGCTGTCCGGGATCGGGCCGGACCAGCTGCGGATCAGGCAGCTGCTCACCAGGATCGGGACCGACGTCAGCGAGATCATCATCGCGACGGACCCGAACACCGAGGGCGAGGCGACCGCCACCTACCTGGTGCGGATGCTGCGCGACTTCCCCGGTCTGTCCGTGACGCGGCTGGCCTCCGGCCTGCCGATGGGCGGTGACCTGGAGTTCGCGGACGAGCTGACGCTGGGGCGCGCCCTGTCCGGGCGCCGGAGCCTCTGA
- a CDS encoding uridine kinase family protein yields the protein MLLIAVDGPSGSGKTTYARSLGGVVVPTDHFATWDDPVAWWPRLVEGVLEPLWRDEPARYQRVEWVGGEPKPGEWITFEPPEVLVLEGVSSARRAIADRLDLAVWVEVPSESERLERAVARDGEDCRIHLRRWQDFERGWFAVDGTKARADRVILR from the coding sequence GTGCTCCTGATCGCCGTCGACGGGCCGTCGGGCTCGGGCAAGACCACCTACGCCCGCTCGCTCGGCGGCGTGGTGGTGCCGACGGACCACTTCGCCACCTGGGACGACCCGGTGGCGTGGTGGCCGAGGTTGGTGGAGGGCGTGCTCGAACCGCTCTGGCGCGACGAGCCCGCCCGCTACCAGCGCGTCGAGTGGGTCGGCGGCGAGCCGAAGCCGGGGGAGTGGATCACCTTCGAGCCGCCGGAGGTCCTGGTGCTGGAGGGCGTGTCCTCCGCGCGCAGGGCGATCGCGGACCGGTTGGACCTCGCGGTGTGGGTGGAGGTGCCGTCGGAGTCCGAGCGCCTGGAGCGCGCGGTCGCTCGGGACGGCGAGGACTGCCGGATCCACCTCCGCCGGTGGCAGGACTTCGAGCGCGGGTGGTTCGCGGTGGACGGGACGAAGGCCCGCGCGGACCGGGTGATCCTCCGCTAG